AGTTTCGTAATCTACATAATTCTTCAGGTGTTTTTTACCTTGCTTATTAAAATACAACCAATTGAAAATCTTAATTGACAATGGATTTAATGCAAATCTTGGAAAAAAGAAAGGGATAGTTAAATTAAATTTCTTTTTGATTTGAAGAGGATTCTTCGTGAATTTATTTGGTAATTCATCTAAGGTAGCATGTTCTCCACGCAACATAATCGATTTTCCCAAAGTCTCTCCTTTCTGTAAACAATCTAACCACGCGACATTATATGTCCAAGATTCGGAAGATTCGAATAACTCAAAAATTTCATCTAAATTTTTAGCCTGAATAGCTTCATTTCGGATATAAGCGGTTTCGATTTTCTTCATCATAAATTTAGCAGAAAGAATAACACCTGTTAACCCCATTCCTCCTACAGTTGCCCAAAATAAGGATTGATTTTCATTTCTCGAACAACGTAAAACATCACCATTTTCTATCATCAAATCGAACTGAATTAAATGATCAGAGAAACATCCGTCGATGTGATGATTTTTCCCATGAACATCTGATGCAATAGCTCCACCTACGGTGATAAACTTGGTTCCTGGTGTAACTGAAATAAAATAACCTGATGGAACAGAAACTTCTAAAATATCGGATAATAAAACACCCGATTCAACTTCTATAATTCCATGTTCACGATCAAAAGCAATAAACTTGTTCCATTTCGAAGTTGAGATAATGGTATTTTGCAATGAAGCATCCCCATAACAACGTCCATTTCCACGAGCAATTAATTCTTCATTCGAAAGAATTGCTTCCTGAAATTCTAAAATTGTTGTTGGAGTGACAACATGTGCTTTTATAGATGGATAAAGTCCCCAGTTAGCTACTGGAGTTAATTTTTTATTTTCCATTGTTAAAATAAATCAATAAAACATAACTAATTCCCCACAACACAATCAACAATTGGATAAAATGATCTTTAAAAATTAATTTCGTTGGGGATTCGGTTTTAGCATACACAAATGTCTGTTGCAAATAACGTAAAACTGCCGCAAAAACAAAGACAAAGGTATAAATTATATAATGATGAAATTTGGATTGTGTTTCGGGAGAAAGGATAAACATCATGTAACAAATAACTGCTACGGTACAAGTTATTGCTAATGCAGAATTAAGAAAATTGAGATTATAGCCGTTCAATGATTTCCGAGTAACGCCTTCTAATTCGGCATTCACCAATTCTCCTCTTCGTTTTCCTAAAGCTAAAATCAACGCAAGATCAAACACCAACAAAATGGTCCAGTCACTTACTAAAATCCCCGTCATATAACCACCAACAAAAACTCGTAACAAAAAGCCAAATGCAATAATCATCACATCCAATATGGCAACTTGTTTAAGTTTGAACGAATAAGCAATATTCATTAAAAAATAAATCCCGACAAGAATCGCAACTTGTAACGTACCAAAAGTCCAAAGTAGAAAGCACGTTAAAACAAGCAATACCAAAAATAAGATAAACGCATTTTGTTTAGAGATTTTTCCACTCGCCAATGGCCTGTTTTTTTTCTCTGGGTGTTTTTTATCCTTTTCGATGTCAACATAATCATTGATGATGTAAATACTACTTGCCACAAAAGAGAATATCAGAAATCCGTAAAATGATTCGATTAACAAATCAATATTGAATAGATTTCCCGAGAAAAATAATGGTAAAAAAACAAACAAATTTTTCACCCATTGATTGACTCGCATAAGTTTTAGATAGTGTGTCATTTAGAATATCTGTTTTATTTTAAAATAGTAATCCATTGATTCAATATTTTTTCTTTCTTCCATTTTTTGGATTGTTCATAACTGGATTTGCATAAATTTTCTAATTCTTGAGGATTATCAATTAAATATTGTAATTTCTCTTTGAATAATTGTTTATCATGCATTGGTATTAAAAAACCATTCTTTTCATTCACAATATCTGATGGTCCATAATTACAATCATAAGAAACCAAAGCGTTACCTATCATCATAGCTTCGATCAAAACAGTAGGTAAACATTCGGTTTTACTCGTAAAAAGAAATACTTTACTTTTAGATAACTCATGATAAACCTCGTTTACATTCTTGCTTCCTAAAAAGTTTATTTTATTTTTCAACTCCATTAATGAGTTAACTTTATTTTCAAGAGCTTGCTTCGTTGGGCCATCACCAATAATTTTGAATTGAAAATCTTTTAAATCTACCTCACTAACAATATCAATCAATTCACCAACATTCTTATCTGCATCTAATCGGCCGACATAGATTAACGTATTTTCTTTCTTATCTATTAATTGTTGATCAAAAGACTCAAATGGTTCACCAATTAAATTAGGAATTAAATAAGATTTTAAATGAATGTTTTTATAATAATTTAATGAATTTGAATTGATACAAACAACAGCTTTTAAATTTTTATAATATTTTCTAAACGTATCTTTCCACAACTTGCCTCCTACTTCGAAGTTTGCGTGTTCCCAAGCAATTGTTTTGCGATTCACGTTTTTATTCAATGCCAATTGAGCTGACAGCTTGTACCAAGAAGAAATAATCACATCATAATTTTGATGATTTTTATTGATCCATTTATTCAACATTTCCCATTGACCGAAATCATAAACATAATTTTTGATGTTATTTTTATAGGGCAATTTTGGAAAATATTTGTTTAAATTCACATTTATTTTTTTGAATCCCCAATGTGAAAACGTATCAACTCAACTATCTTTATCCGTTTATCTAATTCAAAAAAACTTTCTGTATTGTTAATTAGAACAAGAATAGTAACACCATGTCCTTGCTTCACCAATTCATTTGCCAATGACACAAGAACTCTTGCTACTCCTCCGGCTTTAAATAATTTATAATATACAAATAGTATTTCTTTAGGTTGGTCTGACATTTTATTTCTTATTTTTTTCTAAGATGTTTTTTATATCACTTACTAAGGGTTGATTAAATTTCTCAACGCCTATTTGATTTAAATGGTTGTTATCAAAAAAATCCGTTGAATCATTCAATTCAACTAAGCCCTGATAATTTTTATATTTTCCTAAAGTGCTTAGAAATTGATCAACTTCTTGGTGATTATCTATACTGTTATACAATATCTTGGTAATTGGTGCTTGAATGATATAGACATCAATTCCTTTACTTTTTATGAAATTAACATTATCAATCAACTCTTCCTTTTGACTTTCTTTCAGATTCCAAGAGGTATTATTTCCTTTATTAAATATATTTTTCCTATACTTCGTTTCTACATATCCCGTCGGCGAAATATATGTGTCATCTTCTTGGTGTATTTTTTCAGAAAACGTTTTATTCAATCCAAAAGTTTGACGAAAACCAGAAAAAATCAACGTATTGTATGCTAAAAGATTATGTACCTCATTCGCCATTTTAATTGAATTAATATCAATTTTATTATTGCTCAGAATATCCAATGAAGATTCCACTCCATCAATAGCTAAAGTTCCTGCATAAGCCTCATAAACAACAAGTTTTGGATTAA
This portion of the Empedobacter stercoris genome encodes:
- a CDS encoding UbiA prenyltransferase family protein → MTHYLKLMRVNQWVKNLFVFLPLFFSGNLFNIDLLIESFYGFLIFSFVASSIYIINDYVDIEKDKKHPEKKNRPLASGKISKQNAFILFLVLLVLTCFLLWTFGTLQVAILVGIYFLMNIAYSFKLKQVAILDVMIIAFGFLLRVFVGGYMTGILVSDWTILLVFDLALILALGKRRGELVNAELEGVTRKSLNGYNLNFLNSALAITCTVAVICYMMFILSPETQSKFHHYIIYTFVFVFAAVLRYLQQTFVYAKTESPTKLIFKDHFIQLLIVLWGISYVLLIYFNNGK
- a CDS encoding FAD-binding oxidoreductase, which gives rise to MENKKLTPVANWGLYPSIKAHVVTPTTILEFQEAILSNEELIARGNGRCYGDASLQNTIISTSKWNKFIAFDREHGIIEVESGVLLSDILEVSVPSGYFISVTPGTKFITVGGAIASDVHGKNHHIDGCFSDHLIQFDLMIENGDVLRCSRNENQSLFWATVGGMGLTGVILSAKFMMKKIETAYIRNEAIQAKNLDEIFELFESSESWTYNVAWLDCLQKGETLGKSIMLRGEHATLDELPNKFTKNPLQIKKKFNLTIPFFFPRFALNPLSIKIFNWLYFNKQGKKHLKNYVDYETFFYPLDAVHNWNRIYGKNGFIQYQFVIPKERGKEGMRKILETIAASGNGSFLVVLKLFGENNPQAYNSFPMKGYTLALDFKVNDKLEKLIGSLDKIIMDYGGHIYRTKDAMSNPALTDYLNNIDSPKFESMQNERINRFKQK
- a CDS encoding glycosyltransferase; translated protein: MNLNKYFPKLPYKNNIKNYVYDFGQWEMLNKWINKNHQNYDVIISSWYKLSAQLALNKNVNRKTIAWEHANFEVGGKLWKDTFRKYYKNLKAVVCINSNSLNYYKNIHLKSYLIPNLIGEPFESFDQQLIDKKENTLIYVGRLDADKNVGELIDIVSEVDLKDFQFKIIGDGPTKQALENKVNSLMELKNKINFLGSKNVNEVYHELSKSKVFLFTSKTECLPTVLIEAMMIGNALVSYDCNYGPSDIVNEKNGFLIPMHDKQLFKEKLQYLIDNPQELENLCKSSYEQSKKWKKEKILNQWITILK